One window of the Saccopteryx bilineata isolate mSacBil1 chromosome 2, mSacBil1_pri_phased_curated, whole genome shotgun sequence genome contains the following:
- the LRRC10 gene encoding leucine-rich repeat-containing protein 10, with amino-acid sequence MGNTIRALLAFIPADCCQSYVVGHLREMPLDKMVDLSGNQLWRFPVHVCSFRELVKLYLSDNHLSSLPLELGQLQNLQILALDFNNFKALPQVVCTLKQLCILYLGNNKLCYLPSELSLLQNLRTLWIEANCLTELPDVVCELSLLKTLHAGSNALRLLPGQLQRLRELRTIWLSGNLLSDFPPVLLHMPFLEVIDVDRNSIRYFPSLAHLSSLKLVIYDHNPCRNAPKVAKGVRRVGRWAEETPEPDRRKMRRYALVEESQDAPAPALPPPLPPTDF; translated from the coding sequence ATGGGGAACACCATCAGGGCCCTCCTGGCCTTCATTCCTGCTGACTGCTGCCAGAGCTATGTAGTCGGACACTTGCGGGAGATGCCACTGGACAAGATGGTGGATCTGAGTGGGAACCAGCTGTGGCGCTTCCCCGTGCACGTATGCTCCTTCCGGGAGCTGGTCAAGCTCTACCTGAGTGACAACCACCTCAGCAGCCTGCCCCTGGAGCTGGGGCAGCTACAAAATCTGCAGATCTTAGCCCTGGATTTCAACAACTTCAAGGCTCTGCCCCAGGTGGTGTGTACTCTGAAACAGCTCTGCATCCTCTACCTGGGCAACAACAAACTCTGCTATCTCCCCAGTGAACTGAGCCTGCTCCAGAACCTCCGGACCCTGTGGATCGAGGCCAACTGCCTCACCGAGCTGCCAGATGTGGTCTGCGAGCTCAGTCTCCTGAAGACTCTGCATGCCGGCTCCAATGCCCTGCGTCTGCTCCCAGGCCAGCTCCAGCGCCTCCGTGAGCTGAGGACCATCTGGCTCTCGGGCAACCTTCTGAGTGACTTCCCCCCTGTGCTTCTTCACATGCCCTTCCTGGAGGTGATCGATGTGGACCGGAACAGCATCCGCTATTTCCCCAGCCTGGCCCACCTGTCAAGTCTGAAGCTAGTTATCTATGACCACAATCCTTGCAGGAACGCACCCAAGGTGGCCAAAGGTGTACGCCGCGTGGGAAGATGGGCCGAGGAGACGCCAGAGCCTGACCGCAGGAAAATGAGGCGCTATGCTTTGGTCGAGGAAAGTCAGGACGCGCCAGCACCTGCCTtgcctcctccacttcctcctacCGACTTCTGA